GTGGCCAGAGACTGTCTGGGAAGCGAAAGAAGAGTAGGCTTGTTGACCGCTGGCGGTCCTAGTGGGGCAACGACGAGGGGGACATCAACCTGGAGGGAATATCTCCTGACATAGTGGATTGCCCCTGCATTGATCCGTCCGAAGAGACGGCTGCCCCCTCGGGGACTATTGGCTGGCCTGCCGCATCGACTGGTGGAGGGATCCATTTCTTTTCCAGCACGACGATTTCGACCCGACGATTTTTCGCCCGATTCTCCGCTGTCTCGTTGGGCACGAGCGGTCTGGAATCGGCATACCCGACGGCCGACAGGTTCTGCATCGACACCCCGTACAGTTCACCTAATGCCCGGACGACCATCACCGCTCGCATCGAAGAGAGTTCCCAATTCGAGGGAAACTGCGCCGACCGGATCGGCACATTGTCCGTATGGCCTTGCACCCTGACCTGACGATCGAGTTCGACCAGCACCTCAGCAAGCGTCTGGAGAAATGGCAGGGCCTCGGGACGAAGCACCGCCGCTCCGCTCTCGAACAGGACCAACTCCGGCAGCGAGAGGACAATGGTGCTCTCTCCCGGCTCGGTCATTAGGATTGGTTCGATTCTGGCAGACACCTGGAGCGCCTTCAGGGCCTGACGCAGACGTCGGACCGCCATATCCCTTGAGGGGATCACATTGGGCACAATGGTGGTCGGCTTGTTGGCACCGACTTGAAACGGCGTGGGGGAAGCAGGCGGACTGACGATTGGATTTAAGGCTGCCTTAATAGACTCACTCACCGTGCGAAACTTGCCCTCGTTCACCGAGGAGATCGAGTACATGACGACGAAAAACGCAAAGAGCAGGGTGATGAAGTCGGCATAGGACACCAGCCACCGCTCGTGATTTTCGTGTTCTTCGTGTTTCTTTTTGCCCATTGCGTATCCGACTGAAGAAAAGAGCTTATAGCGTATGGCTTATGGCAAGGATTCAGCGCTGGAACTGCCGAAACCAAAGATCGATTCTCTTTCCCGACAGACAGTATTTTTCCGAGCCATCAGCTATAAGCCATTAGCTATCAGCTCCGCCCTCCCACGAGCAACGCTTCACTTCTTGGCTTCTTTCGTACGTTCAGACTCCGGCAGGAAGCCCTCGAGTTTTTCCTGTAAGAGGCGCGGGTTCTCGCCTTGCGCTAATCCCACGAGTCCCATGATGATCATCATGCGCGAGCCCGCTTCTTCCTTGATCTTGAATTTCATCTTGCTGGCCAGCGGAAGAAAAAATAGATTGGCTGCGGCGACACCGTAGACCGTCGCCACGAAGGCGACGGCAATGCCGCCTCCAAGCTTGGAGGGATCTGCCAGGTTTTCCATGACGTGAATCAACCCGAGCACCGCGCCGATGATACCGACGGTCGGCGCATAGCCGCCTGCGGCCTCCCAGACCTTCGCGGCGTTGAGGCCTTCTTCCTCGTGATGTTCGACGTCGATCTCCAGGATCTCATGCACCACCTTGGGGTCGGTCCCATCGACGATCAATTGCACACCTTTACGGAAAAACGGATCGTGGATGTCTTTCAGTTTACCTTCAAGCGCCAGCAGCCCTTGTTTGCGAGACACGTTCGCCAGATCGAGGATCGTCTTGATGGTGCCCTTGTTGTCGTGTTTCGGATTGATGATGCCGAGGCTGATCATCGAGATCCCTTTCAACACGACGGACAGCGGATTCTGCACGCAGACCGCCCCGATGGTGCCACCCATCACGATGATGAAGGCGGTGAGCTGCATGATAGAGCTGAGATGGCCGCCTTCGAGGGCCTGCCCCCCGACGATGGAGCCGAGTGCGAGGACGATTCCTAGAATTGTTGCAATATCCACGTCGCGCAGTTCCTTCTCAGTTCAGTGACTCGATCCAGCACGTACCTGTCCGGCCCTTCACCCATGCTTTCGTACTATAGCCAGACCAGCGTTGGCTCTGGTACGGTGCACAACCACACGGATTGGGAGGTCGATGTGAGCGAACTGGACTGCCTGATACTCGATGCCAAACAAGCCATCCTTCACGAACAATATCGACGGTTCCAGGAGCTCCAACAGGAGAAGAAGTGGGCCGAAGCCATGCAACAATTTCAAACCACGATGAGCTGCGCCTCCGACCTCCTGAACGAATCGCTCGGGCTGTTGGAACGCGTCATCGAAAAACAACGGCTGAAGTCTCAGCTCCCTCCGTCTAGTGGCCCGCCCCCTGCCCCGTAACCGCATCCACCGTAGCCTGCTCATTGGGCATCAACAGACGATTCAGATCCAAGACGATCAAGAGTCGATCCTCGATCCGCCCGATGCCCTGCGTGAATT
This genomic stretch from Nitrospirota bacterium harbors:
- a CDS encoding flagellar motor protein MotB gives rise to the protein MGKKKHEEHENHERWLVSYADFITLLFAFFVVMYSISSVNEGKFRTVSESIKAALNPIVSPPASPTPFQVGANKPTTIVPNVIPSRDMAVRRLRQALKALQVSARIEPILMTEPGESTIVLSLPELVLFESGAAVLRPEALPFLQTLAEVLVELDRQVRVQGHTDNVPIRSAQFPSNWELSSMRAVMVVRALGELYGVSMQNLSAVGYADSRPLVPNETAENRAKNRRVEIVVLEKKWIPPPVDAAGQPIVPEGAAVSSDGSMQGQSTMSGDIPSRLMSPSSLPH
- a CDS encoding flagellar motor protein is translated as MDIATILGIVLALGSIVGGQALEGGHLSSIMQLTAFIIVMGGTIGAVCVQNPLSVVLKGISMISLGIINPKHDNKGTIKTILDLANVSRKQGLLALEGKLKDIHDPFFRKGVQLIVDGTDPKVVHEILEIDVEHHEEEGLNAAKVWEAAGGYAPTVGIIGAVLGLIHVMENLADPSKLGGGIAVAFVATVYGVAAANLFFLPLASKMKFKIKEEAGSRMMIIMGLVGLAQGENPRLLQEKLEGFLPESERTKEAKK